Proteins from a genomic interval of Danio rerio strain Tuebingen ecotype United States chromosome 4, GRCz12tu, whole genome shotgun sequence:
- the LOC103910762 gene encoding uncharacterized protein, translated as MAFIKEESEDVKIEETFTVKQEDLQEQTDLMLLKEKTHQQNEMEEIQQDMTTDEKPTLTKKTLSCGRPRKSKLRCNFSCKQCGKSFSQKPKLDVHIRDHTREKAYTCKQCGKSFYNTRNLTVHMRIHTGERPYTCQQCGKSFHKTGNLTVHMRIHTGERPYTCQQCGKSFQTTGNLTVHMRIHTGEKPYSCPQCGKSYSQNSNLEVHMRTHNGGRTFVCTQCGKSFVKKQNLDLHMRIHTGEKPYTCTECGKSFPYKSTLKHHMIVHTGEKPFACAQCGKSFTYNANLRNHMNGHTGTIVFTCDLCGKSLTHKYSIKNHMKTHSGERFICIECGKGFKHKRSLSNHMELHNGEQSPQN; from the coding sequence acctgATGTTGCTGAAAGAAAAGACTCATCAACAGAATGAAATGGAAGAGATACAGCAAGACATgacgactgatgaaaaacccacactgacgAAAAAGACTTTGTCATgtggaagacctcggaaatccaaacttaggtgtaatttcagctgtaaacagtgtggaaaaagtttcAGTCAGAAGCCAAAGCTTGATGTTCACATAAGAGATCACACTAGGGAGAAAGCTTATACTtgcaaacagtgtggaaagagcttctaTAATACAAGAAACCtaacagtgcacatgagaattcacactggagaaaggccgtacacatgccaacagtgtgggaaAAGCTTCCATAAAACAGGAAACTTAACAGTGCACAtgcgaattcacactggagagaggccatacacatgccaacagtgtgggaaAAGCTTTCAAACTACAGGAAACTtaacagtgcacatgagaattcacactggggagaagccttactcttgccctcagtgtggaaaaaGTTATAGTCAAAATAGCAACCTTGAagtccacatgagaactcacaatgGAGGAAGAACTTTTGTTTGCACacagtgtggtaaaagttttgttaaaaaacaaaatcttgacctccacatgaggattcacactggagagaaaccttacacatgcacagagtgtggtaaaagtttcccatataaaagcacactcaaacaccacatgatagttcacaccggagagaagccgtttgcatgtgcgcagtgtggaaagagcttcacataTAATGCTAACCTCAGgaaccacatgaatggtcacactggaaccatagtgttcacatgtgatctgtgtggaaagagtctcacacaCAAATACTCCATAAAGAACCACATGAAGACTCACTCAGGAGAGCGTTTTATATGCATtgagtgtggaaagggctttaaacataaaagaagcctcAGCAATCACATggagcttcacaatggagagcagagTCCTCAAAATTAa